In Leptotrichia sp. oral taxon 221, the DNA window TCAGAGGATATTTTAGATCATGTCTTTGGAAATTTCTGTGTTGGAAAATAAATTTGAGAAAAATAAAAAAATTAAGTGAATTAAAACAATAAATAAACTTAAGAAGTGTATAATAGAAGTAGCGTAAAAAATAATTTATTCAAAATGACAAGTTAAAGTAATTGGAAAAGTAAATAATAGTGAAAAGGGAGGAATTTGTAAAAATGGCTAATAATTATGGAGCCGAGAGTATTACGGTTTTAGAAGGGTTGGAAGCGGTAAGAAAGAGACCTGGAATGTATATAGGATCGACTTCTTCAAAAGGATTGCACCATTTGGTGTGGGAAATTGTTGATAATAGTGTGGATGAGGCTTTGGCTGGGATTTGTGATAATATAACAGTGAAAATTTTAGAAGGAAATATTATCGAAGTAACAGACAATGGTCGTGGAATACCAGTAGCAATGCATAAAACTGGGAAATCTACATTGGAAGTTGTAATGACAGTGCTTCATGCTGGAGGTAAATTTGATAACGATAACTATAAAGTGTCTGGGGGACTTCACGGAGTAGGTATTTCCGTTGTAAATGCGTTGTCTGAATGGGTTGAAGCAACTGTAACTAGAGATGGACAAATTGTGAGACAGACTTACAAAAGAGGAGTTCCTACATCAGCACCTGAAAAAATTGGGGACGCACCAGAAGATGCACATGGTACAATTATTAAATTTAAAGCAGATGATGAAATATTTGAAACAACGGTTTATGATTTTTCGGTTTTAGAATCGAGATTAAAAGAGTTGGCTTATTTGAATAAAGGTTTGAAAATCAAGTTGGTTGATGCAAGAAAACCTGATGAGATTAGAGAAGAAGATTTTCATTTTGAAGGTGGAATAAAAGACTTTTTGAGAGAGATTACTAATGAAGAAAAAATCGTGGAAGATGTAATTTACATGGCAGATTCTTATGAAACGCAACCAGCAAAAGAAGTAGAAGCTGTAGATGAAGACGGAAATGTTTTTATAAAAAAAGTTGGAGCTAAAATTGTTGAAGTGGAAATTGCTATGAGTTATACTACTGCTCAAAGAGAAATTGTTTATTCATTTGTAAATAATATAAATACTCATGAAGGTGGAACGCATGTAAGTGGGTTTAGAACAGCTTTAACAAGAACAGTGAATGATATTGCAAAAGAAATGAAATTGATTAAGGAAAAAGGTGGATCATTCCAAGGGACAGATGTTAGAGAAGGGTTAGTTTGCGTAATTAGTGTGAAAATACCTGAGCCACAATTTGAAGGGCAAACAAAAACTAAATTAGGAAATAGTGAAGTTTCAGGAATTGTTTCGAATATTGTTGGAAATAAATTGAAATTCTATTTGGAAGATCATCCGAAAGCAACAGAAAAAATTATTGAAAAAATGTTGATGTCGAAAAAAGCTAGAGAAGCGGCTAAAAAAGCTAGAGAGTTAGTTTTGAGAAAAAGTAATCTTGAAGTTGGTTCATTGCCAGGGAAATTAGCTGATTGTTCGTCAAAAGATCCGTCAGAATCAGAAATTTTCATAGTTGAGGGGAATTCAGCTGGAGGTTCTGCAAAACAAGGTAGAGATAGAAGATTCCAAGCGATTTTGCCTTTGAGAGGAAAAATTTTGAATGTAGAAAAATCGGGGATTCACAAAGCGCTTGAAAATGCAGAAATTAGAGATATGATAACAGCATTTGGAGCTGGATTTGGTGATGATATAAATCTTGAAAAATTGAGATATCATAAAATTGTAATAATGACAGATGCGGATGTTGATGGAGCACATATTAGAACATTGATGCTAACGTTCTTTTACAGACATTTGAGAGAGTTAATTGATGAAGGGTATATTTATATAGCGCAACCGCCTTTATACAAAATACAGGCTGGTAGAGCGGTTAGATACGCGTATTCTGATGACCAATTAAAACAAGTGACAAAAGTTCTTGAAAATGAGAATAGAAAATATACAGTTCAAAGATATAAAGGATTGGGAGAAATGAATCCTGAGCAATTGTGGGAAACTACGTTGGATCCAGAAGTGAGAACATTGTTGAAAGTATCGATGGAAGATGCATCTTATGCTGATAAAATGTTTAATATTTTAATGGGAGATAAAGTAGAGCCAAGAAGAAAATTCATTGAAGATAATGCAAGTTATGTTAAGAATTTGGATATTTAGTTGTGAAATGATGAGGTTAGTGATGAACTAAAAACGAGGAGGAGAAAATAAATGTCTGATGATTTCAGAGATGAAGATAAAAAAGAAAACGAAGAGATAAATGAAAATGACGATAAAGAAATAATTGTAGATGGATTACCAAAAACTACTGATTTATCGAATGAACAAAATGTGTATATAGAAGACGAGATAAAATCTGCGTACTTAGATTACTCGATGAGTGTTATTGTAAGTCGTGCGTTGCCAGATGTAAGGGATGGATTAAAACCTGTTCACAGAAGAATTCTTTTTGCAATGAATGAAATGGGAATGAGCCACAAAACGCCATTTAAAAAATCAGCGAGAATTGTTGGGGACGTTTTAGGGAAATTTCACCCTCACGGAGATTCGTCTGTATATGGTGCGATGGTAAGAATGGCACAAGATTTTAATATGAGATATGAATTAATCGATGGTCACGGAAACTTTGGATCGATTGATGGTGATGAAGCTGCGGCGATGAGATATACTGAGGCGAGAATGGCTAAA includes these proteins:
- the gyrB gene encoding DNA topoisomerase (ATP-hydrolyzing) subunit B, with amino-acid sequence MANNYGAESITVLEGLEAVRKRPGMYIGSTSSKGLHHLVWEIVDNSVDEALAGICDNITVKILEGNIIEVTDNGRGIPVAMHKTGKSTLEVVMTVLHAGGKFDNDNYKVSGGLHGVGISVVNALSEWVEATVTRDGQIVRQTYKRGVPTSAPEKIGDAPEDAHGTIIKFKADDEIFETTVYDFSVLESRLKELAYLNKGLKIKLVDARKPDEIREEDFHFEGGIKDFLREITNEEKIVEDVIYMADSYETQPAKEVEAVDEDGNVFIKKVGAKIVEVEIAMSYTTAQREIVYSFVNNINTHEGGTHVSGFRTALTRTVNDIAKEMKLIKEKGGSFQGTDVREGLVCVISVKIPEPQFEGQTKTKLGNSEVSGIVSNIVGNKLKFYLEDHPKATEKIIEKMLMSKKAREAAKKARELVLRKSNLEVGSLPGKLADCSSKDPSESEIFIVEGNSAGGSAKQGRDRRFQAILPLRGKILNVEKSGIHKALENAEIRDMITAFGAGFGDDINLEKLRYHKIVIMTDADVDGAHIRTLMLTFFYRHLRELIDEGYIYIAQPPLYKIQAGRAVRYAYSDDQLKQVTKVLENENRKYTVQRYKGLGEMNPEQLWETTLDPEVRTLLKVSMEDASYADKMFNILMGDKVEPRRKFIEDNASYVKNLDI